One Thalassospira sp. ER-Se-21-Dark genomic window carries:
- a CDS encoding YicC/YloC family endoribonuclease encodes MTVSSMTGFARVDGAADGFGWTWELRSVNGKGLDVRLRLNGGFERLEAKVRDAVSKRFKRGNMGVTLNVTRSGDNNAYSVNRELLSELVQIAEEFDNTSSLSAGTIADLMNVRGVLEAYEPQEDEATRDANDAAVLVSLNEAIDQMAAHRAEEGEKLDVMLRGHVDNIEATVTRAENCESARADAIKDRLKRQVEELMDAGKFDPERLHQEAAILATKADIREEIDRLKAHISAARDMLTKGGSIGRKLDFLCQEFNREANTLCSKANDIELTNCGMELKVIIDQLREQVQNVE; translated from the coding sequence ATGACCGTTTCAAGCATGACCGGATTTGCGCGCGTTGATGGCGCGGCCGATGGTTTCGGCTGGACCTGGGAACTGCGCAGCGTCAATGGCAAGGGGCTTGATGTTCGCCTGCGTCTGAATGGCGGGTTTGAGCGTCTTGAAGCCAAGGTGCGTGATGCGGTTTCCAAGCGGTTCAAGCGCGGCAATATGGGCGTGACCCTGAATGTTACGCGTTCCGGCGATAACAATGCTTATTCGGTGAACCGTGAACTGCTTTCCGAACTGGTCCAGATCGCCGAGGAGTTTGATAATACCAGCAGCCTGTCGGCAGGCACGATTGCAGATCTGATGAATGTGCGCGGTGTGCTTGAAGCCTATGAGCCACAGGAAGACGAAGCAACACGGGACGCCAATGATGCCGCCGTGCTGGTAAGCCTGAATGAAGCCATCGATCAGATGGCCGCCCACCGGGCAGAAGAGGGCGAAAAACTTGATGTGATGCTGCGCGGCCATGTCGATAACATCGAGGCAACTGTTACACGTGCTGAAAACTGCGAATCAGCGCGTGCCGACGCTATCAAGGATCGTCTGAAACGTCAGGTCGAAGAATTGATGGATGCGGGCAAGTTCGACCCCGAACGCCTGCATCAGGAAGCGGCGATTTTGGCAACCAAGGCCGACATCCGCGAGGAGATTGATCGTCTCAAAGCCCATATCAGCGCAGCGCGCGATATGTTGACCAAGGGGGGATCGATCGGGCGCAAGCTTGACTTCCTGTGCCAGGAGTTCAATCGCGAAGCCAATACCTTGTGCTCAAAGGCGAATGATATTGAACTGACCAATTGCGGTATGGAGCTTAAAGTGATCATTGATCAGCTCCGCGAGCAGGTTCAGAACGTCGAATAA
- a CDS encoding peptidylprolyl isomerase: MISNISTSTSLKICAVMIAVTLSMMVAPVRAQSPVGVAAVVNDDPISVIDLVERIKLVAVSSNIEMTPQRSNEMAPQILQQLINEKLQLQEAERRGIEVTDEDIARGKSMIEQNAGLPDGMLDRYLSQRQIASGTIENQIRPQVAWQKVLGSMRGEVQISEAEIDDTLERIISNQNKPRNRVQEIFLPVDNPQDSTRVYQTAQEIRDALNKGADFAGLARQFSASASAANGGDLGWLYAGEMSADLQQAVNQLQPGDVSAPVQTVRGYYIVKLLDRRVGDTDAVTDTRLDLYQLFVPISGDMPQDQIDAKIAVLQNTRETANSCDAMANVAVDLGSDLSGKMEGISPGELSGPIRQAVTNLDEGTPSNIIQVDGGALMVMICNITEESNLPSRQDIENRLRLERLDILARRKLRELRRQAFIDIRI; this comes from the coding sequence ATGATTTCCAATATTTCGACTTCGACGTCCTTGAAAATCTGCGCTGTGATGATTGCTGTCACACTATCGATGATGGTCGCACCAGTTCGTGCACAGTCGCCAGTTGGCGTTGCGGCTGTGGTTAATGATGACCCGATTTCAGTCATTGATCTGGTTGAACGTATCAAACTTGTTGCCGTCTCCTCCAACATCGAGATGACGCCTCAGCGCAGCAACGAGATGGCGCCGCAGATTTTGCAGCAACTGATCAATGAAAAGCTGCAACTGCAGGAAGCCGAGCGTCGTGGCATCGAAGTCACCGATGAAGACATCGCGCGCGGCAAGTCAATGATCGAGCAAAATGCCGGCCTTCCGGACGGCATGCTCGACAGGTATCTGTCGCAACGGCAAATCGCATCCGGAACGATTGAAAATCAGATCCGCCCGCAGGTCGCCTGGCAAAAAGTTCTTGGCAGCATGCGGGGTGAAGTTCAGATTTCCGAAGCCGAGATCGACGATACGCTTGAACGCATCATCAGCAACCAGAACAAGCCGCGCAACCGGGTTCAGGAAATTTTCCTGCCTGTTGATAATCCTCAGGACAGCACGCGCGTTTACCAAACCGCGCAAGAAATCCGCGATGCCCTGAACAAGGGTGCCGATTTCGCAGGTCTGGCTCGACAGTTCTCAGCCAGTGCGAGTGCTGCCAATGGAGGCGACCTTGGTTGGCTGTATGCCGGTGAAATGTCGGCTGACTTGCAGCAGGCAGTCAACCAGCTGCAACCCGGTGACGTAAGTGCGCCGGTCCAGACCGTCCGCGGATATTACATCGTTAAACTGCTGGACCGTCGCGTTGGTGACACCGATGCTGTTACCGACACCAGACTGGACCTTTATCAACTGTTTGTCCCAATTAGCGGTGACATGCCCCAAGACCAGATTGACGCCAAAATCGCAGTCCTGCAAAACACCCGTGAAACGGCAAATAGCTGTGATGCGATGGCGAATGTCGCTGTCGACCTTGGATCTGATCTGAGCGGTAAGATGGAAGGCATTTCGCCCGGCGAACTTTCTGGCCCGATCCGCCAAGCCGTCACCAATCTTGATGAAGGAACACCGTCCAACATTATTCAGGTTGATGGCGGTGCACTGATGGTCATGATTTGTAACATTACAGAAGAAAGCAACCTGCCCAGCCGTCAGGACATTGAAAACCGCCTGCGGTTGGAACGTCTAGATATCCTGGCACGTCGCAAACTTCGTGAACTGCGCCGTCAGGCATTTATTGATATCCGGATCTGA
- the lptG gene encoding LPS export ABC transporter permease LptG, translated as MRISPLLTWYFGKHVLISILSILALLIGLILIGDTIELLRRAGNKPDATVSIVLQMAASRIPFMTEKVLPFAVLFGSMFSFWKLTGNQELVVTRAAGVSAWQFMLPPILCALVLGSLQVGALNPLSSILLQKYETLEARYLQNNASVMNLSSSGLWLRQGTQDGQAVIFARSVSNQQGDQLDLRNVTIFRFEDADDFTMRIDAGRAVLEPGTWRFYDAWTFVPGQASTFAKEMMLPTNLTARKIQDSFASPETMSFWDLKPFITLLERAGFNATRHRIHFHSLLSRPLLLCAMVLIAAAFCLKFSRRRRASLVIGGGVASGFILYFCTDVISALGVSGGIPPILSAWAPAGISLLLGVTTLLHLEDG; from the coding sequence ATGAGAATTTCGCCGCTTCTTACATGGTATTTTGGCAAGCATGTCCTGATTTCGATCCTGTCTATTCTTGCACTCCTGATCGGTCTGATCCTGATCGGTGACACTATCGAGCTTCTTCGTCGTGCAGGCAATAAGCCGGACGCCACGGTGAGCATTGTCTTGCAGATGGCCGCTAGTCGCATTCCGTTCATGACGGAGAAAGTTCTGCCTTTCGCCGTCCTGTTCGGGTCGATGTTTTCATTCTGGAAACTGACCGGAAATCAGGAGCTTGTAGTGACGCGCGCGGCAGGTGTCTCTGCATGGCAGTTCATGCTACCACCTATCTTGTGCGCCCTCGTTCTTGGCAGCCTTCAGGTAGGTGCACTCAATCCGTTGTCCTCAATCCTGCTTCAGAAATACGAGACGCTTGAAGCACGCTATTTGCAGAACAATGCAAGTGTCATGAACCTATCCTCAAGCGGTCTATGGTTACGGCAAGGCACGCAGGATGGTCAGGCTGTTATTTTTGCGCGATCGGTCAGCAACCAGCAGGGCGACCAACTTGATCTGCGAAACGTGACAATCTTCCGTTTTGAAGATGCGGATGATTTCACGATGCGGATCGATGCCGGTCGGGCAGTTCTCGAACCCGGAACTTGGCGGTTCTATGATGCATGGACCTTCGTCCCCGGTCAGGCCAGCACGTTTGCAAAAGAAATGATGCTGCCAACGAACCTGACTGCGCGGAAGATACAAGACAGCTTCGCGTCACCGGAAACGATGTCATTCTGGGACCTGAAGCCCTTTATCACACTGCTTGAACGTGCCGGTTTTAATGCCACCCGTCACCGCATCCATTTTCACAGCCTGTTGTCCAGACCTTTACTTTTGTGTGCCATGGTTTTGATCGCGGCTGCATTTTGCCTTAAATTTTCTCGACGCCGGCGCGCATCCCTTGTTATCGGTGGGGGTGTTGCATCTGGCTTCATTTTGTATTTTTGCACCGACGTGATTTCAGCCTTGGGCGTTTCCGGCGGAATTCCACCGATTTTGTCGGCATGGGCTCCAGCCGGAATTTCTCTGTTGCTCGGGGTTACGACATTGCTACATCTTGAGGATGGCTAG
- the gmk gene encoding guanylate kinase yields MIDPHNRRGVMLVFCAPSGAGKTTITRQLLENDDKISLSVSATTRAARPGEEEGTHYFFKSVDEFKHMIADDELLEWAEVFGNYYGTPIGPVEKALSEGRDVLFDIDWQGARQLRDKGGDDVVSVFILPPSSGELERRLRDRGQDADDVIMKRMAKAGAEISHWEEFDYVLINDDLDRCIADVQHIIGAERIKRERQTGLPGFVKKLLTD; encoded by the coding sequence ATGATCGATCCGCATAACCGCCGTGGCGTGATGCTGGTGTTCTGTGCGCCGTCCGGTGCCGGGAAAACGACCATCACCCGTCAGTTGCTTGAAAACGATGACAAGATCTCCTTGTCTGTGTCTGCAACAACGCGTGCGGCCCGCCCCGGTGAAGAAGAAGGTACCCACTACTTTTTCAAATCGGTTGATGAATTCAAACATATGATTGCCGATGACGAACTGCTTGAATGGGCAGAAGTGTTTGGCAACTACTATGGCACGCCGATTGGACCGGTTGAAAAGGCACTGTCGGAAGGCCGCGATGTGTTGTTTGACATCGACTGGCAGGGTGCCCGCCAACTGCGCGACAAGGGCGGCGATGACGTTGTATCGGTCTTTATCCTGCCGCCGTCATCGGGTGAGTTGGAACGCCGCCTGCGTGATCGCGGCCAGGACGCCGATGACGTGATCATGAAACGAATGGCGAAGGCCGGTGCGGAAATCAGCCATTGGGAAGAATTTGACTATGTGCTGATCAATGATGATCTGGATCGCTGCATCGCTGACGTTCAACACATTATCGGTGCTGAACGGATCAAACGCGAACGCCAGACAGGCTTGCCGGGCTTTGTCAAAAAACTTCTGACAGACTGA
- the lptF gene encoding LPS export ABC transporter permease LptF, which produces MNRLTRYMLKQQLIMMVFVTLGLLCVIWLSQSLRFVEMIVNRGLSISVFLQLTSLLLPSFLTIIIPIALFFVIVFTYNKLIQDRELIVMRSAGLSQWALAKPALIVALLSTAVCYFLTLFYLPYSYTQFKELQFSIRNDFSSVLLQEGSFTDIDGLTIYVREVGRDNELLGILVHDARDPDAQTTMMAKHGALVRTDDGPRIVLLDGNRQEVNADDGTMSILYFDRYAVDIAQGAVDEGLRYQEARERSVYNLLTATPPNIIERDLNAFRAEGHDRLISPLNAIAFASIALAVLVSSSFSRRGQTGRLLLAIGVMVVFQAAGIAMKNLAAKNPSLVPLMYMNAMIPIALGLYWTFRGPVIKARRAINQEAEA; this is translated from the coding sequence ATGAATCGCTTAACCCGATATATGCTCAAACAGCAGCTGATCATGATGGTCTTTGTCACACTGGGGCTTCTGTGTGTGATCTGGCTGTCGCAAAGCTTGCGCTTTGTTGAAATGATTGTGAATCGGGGCTTGTCGATCTCGGTCTTTTTGCAGCTGACATCCCTGTTGCTGCCCAGCTTTCTGACGATCATTATTCCGATCGCACTGTTTTTCGTTATTGTCTTTACCTACAACAAACTGATCCAGGACCGCGAACTCATCGTCATGCGCTCGGCGGGATTGAGCCAGTGGGCACTCGCCAAGCCAGCCCTGATTGTCGCGCTTCTGTCGACGGCAGTCTGTTATTTCCTGACACTGTTTTACCTTCCCTACAGCTACACACAGTTCAAGGAACTGCAATTCTCGATCCGCAATGATTTCTCATCGGTACTGTTGCAGGAAGGCAGCTTCACCGACATTGATGGTTTGACCATTTACGTTCGCGAGGTCGGTCGCGATAACGAATTGCTGGGAATTCTGGTACATGACGCACGCGATCCCGATGCCCAAACGACCATGATGGCCAAACATGGCGCCTTGGTACGCACAGACGACGGTCCACGCATTGTTCTGCTTGACGGCAACCGCCAGGAAGTCAATGCCGACGATGGGACCATGTCCATCCTGTATTTTGATCGCTATGCGGTTGATATCGCGCAAGGCGCTGTAGACGAGGGCCTTCGCTATCAAGAAGCCCGTGAACGCAGTGTCTATAACCTTCTAACAGCCACCCCCCCGAACATAATAGAGAGAGACCTTAATGCTTTTCGGGCAGAGGGGCATGACCGCCTGATTTCACCACTGAATGCCATTGCATTTGCCAGTATTGCATTGGCTGTACTTGTATCAAGCAGCTTCTCCAGACGTGGTCAGACCGGCAGATTATTGCTCGCAATTGGCGTCATGGTAGTTTTTCAGGCCGCCGGTATAGCCATGAAAAATCTTGCTGCCAAAAATCCGTCGCTTGTGCCTCTGATGTATATGAATGCAATGATACCAATTGCCTTGGGGCTTTACTGGACTTTCCGTGGTCCGGTTATCAAGGCAAGGCGCGCAATAAACCAAGAGGCGGAAGCATGA
- the lptD gene encoding LPS assembly protein LptD, producing MTSTILGCGIFVAGGLASLHSATAQTTGSEAPPPEPAILFSADEVDYNQELQTVTARGNVEISREGRILLADTVSYDRSQDVLTASGNVSITEPTGEVTFASYVELSGDFKEGIVQDIYVLLDENTRIAGAGARRSGGNFTEIAKAVYSPCKVCEDNGSSSTPLWRIRAARVLHDSDSKTVEYEDARLEVAGIPVLYTPYFQHPDPTVKRQSGLLAPSFGSTSHVGSYFSQPYYWSIDNSKDMTFTPTYTTDEGPVLTTEYRQRLDSGEFDVVNSVTRDSEDDWQGHIDAKGRFDIDPTWRWGFDAEQASEKTYLSRYGFGSPSVLTSNLFTEGFRGASYTRADAYYFQGLKSDDDRDTTPIVLPHLQFHGQSAPAKYGSITTLDLDGLSLTRDEGTNSHRVSAKAGWELPHVGTMGDVTKLSLSVRSDNYLVSDVSRTNRENYSGYTGRLLPLAAIDWQMPFVSSQGSYQQVITPIAMAAWSPNGGNPDEIPNEDSQSFELDDINLFSHDRFGGLDRAEDGFRASYGLEWGIYGPQGGYTSAMFGQSYRANENDTFARGSGLDEHLSDYVGRVTVAPNQYLDLTYRYRLSKDDFSARRNQVTATVGSLDTLRLNTTYLHFTDEAGSEEFDEREEIYFRAERQFNQYWSGQAYGRYDLDETDPLEYGIGFVYEDECFIFDGRVRRTFYRDQDLGESDEFLFRLVFKTLGEFASAAGL from the coding sequence GTGACCAGCACCATTCTGGGCTGTGGGATTTTCGTTGCTGGCGGTCTTGCGAGCTTGCATTCTGCCACCGCACAAACAACTGGCTCAGAAGCTCCTCCGCCGGAACCAGCCATTTTGTTCAGTGCCGACGAGGTCGATTACAATCAGGAACTGCAAACCGTCACGGCGCGTGGGAATGTCGAAATTTCCCGGGAAGGACGTATATTGCTTGCTGATACGGTAAGCTATGACCGATCACAGGATGTTCTCACGGCTTCGGGAAATGTAAGCATCACAGAACCGACGGGCGAAGTTACCTTCGCCAGCTATGTCGAACTCAGTGGTGATTTCAAGGAAGGGATTGTTCAGGATATTTATGTCCTGTTGGATGAGAACACCCGGATCGCAGGTGCAGGTGCCCGCCGTAGCGGCGGGAACTTTACCGAGATTGCCAAGGCCGTTTACTCCCCCTGCAAAGTCTGCGAAGACAATGGCAGCAGTTCGACACCGCTTTGGCGCATTCGCGCCGCGCGCGTGCTGCATGATTCAGACAGTAAAACGGTAGAATATGAAGACGCTCGTCTCGAAGTCGCGGGTATTCCTGTTCTCTACACCCCATATTTTCAGCATCCTGACCCAACCGTGAAACGGCAGTCCGGTTTGCTTGCGCCGTCATTCGGCAGCACCAGCCACGTTGGAAGCTACTTCAGCCAACCCTATTACTGGTCGATCGACAATAGCAAGGACATGACTTTCACGCCGACTTACACAACGGATGAAGGTCCTGTCCTCACAACCGAGTACAGACAGCGTCTGGACAGTGGAGAATTCGACGTCGTCAACAGCGTTACAAGAGACAGTGAGGATGACTGGCAAGGCCATATTGACGCCAAAGGACGGTTTGACATCGATCCGACGTGGCGTTGGGGCTTTGACGCCGAACAAGCCTCAGAAAAAACATATCTCTCACGGTATGGTTTTGGCTCACCTTCTGTCCTGACCTCGAACCTGTTTACCGAGGGGTTTCGCGGTGCCAGCTACACGCGCGCTGATGCATACTACTTCCAAGGGCTGAAGAGTGATGATGACCGGGACACGACCCCCATTGTTTTGCCGCATCTACAGTTTCACGGACAATCCGCGCCAGCAAAATACGGTAGCATAACAACCTTGGACTTGGATGGCCTCTCTTTGACCCGCGATGAGGGTACCAATTCGCATCGTGTGTCTGCCAAAGCCGGTTGGGAGCTCCCTCACGTGGGCACGATGGGTGATGTCACCAAACTCAGTCTCTCCGTCCGAAGTGACAACTACCTTGTCTCAGACGTATCTCGCACTAACAGAGAAAACTACAGTGGATATACGGGACGCCTGCTGCCATTGGCTGCGATTGATTGGCAAATGCCGTTCGTAAGCAGCCAAGGCAGCTACCAACAGGTCATTACTCCAATCGCCATGGCAGCTTGGTCTCCGAACGGTGGCAATCCTGATGAGATTCCGAATGAGGACTCGCAGTCTTTTGAACTGGACGATATCAACCTGTTCTCCCATGACAGGTTTGGCGGCCTGGATCGCGCAGAGGACGGTTTCAGGGCAAGTTATGGCCTTGAGTGGGGTATCTACGGTCCCCAAGGAGGCTATACCAGCGCGATGTTTGGCCAAAGCTACCGCGCAAATGAAAATGATACTTTTGCCCGAGGCTCTGGACTAGATGAGCATCTTTCAGATTATGTTGGCCGAGTGACAGTAGCCCCGAACCAATATCTTGATCTGACATATCGCTACCGTCTTTCAAAAGACGATTTTTCTGCTCGCCGAAATCAGGTAACAGCGACTGTCGGATCACTGGATACGTTACGCCTGAATACGACGTATCTACACTTCACAGATGAAGCAGGCAGCGAAGAGTTTGACGAGCGTGAGGAAATCTACTTCCGCGCGGAACGTCAGTTTAATCAGTACTGGTCGGGTCAGGCGTATGGGCGCTACGACCTCGATGAAACCGACCCCTTGGAATATGGTATCGGTTTCGTTTATGAAGATGAGTGCTTCATATTTGATGGGCGAGTCCGTCGGACCTTCTATCGGGATCAGGATCTAGGTGAATCTGACGAATTCCTTTTCCGTCTCGTTTTCAAGACCCTTGGCGAGTTTGCATCTGCAGCCGGATTGTAA
- the rsmA gene encoding 16S rRNA (adenine(1518)-N(6)/adenine(1519)-N(6))-dimethyltransferase RsmA: MSEDNDNTGKLANDGLPPLREVIATHDLSAQKKFGQNFLFDLNLTGRIARAAAPLDDATVIEIGPGPGGLTRALLFNGAKNLTVIERDPRCQPVLEQISNHYPGALHVIDGDALEVDVTTLGPAPRKIVANLPYNVGTQLLLGWLMQIDQFASLTLMFQKEVAERVVARPKTKAYGRLSVLCQYLCDCDILFDVHRSAFTPPPKVTSAVVQLRPKADRGTDINLDSLAKITQAAFGQRRKMLRASLKTLNINVGELLAKSGITETVRAEELSVADFVRLTQVHDEMAAS; the protein is encoded by the coding sequence GTGTCAGAAGACAACGACAATACTGGCAAGCTTGCCAATGATGGCCTTCCGCCGCTGCGGGAGGTAATTGCGACCCATGACCTGTCAGCGCAAAAGAAATTCGGCCAGAACTTCCTGTTTGATTTGAACCTGACCGGGCGCATTGCCCGTGCGGCCGCACCGCTTGATGATGCCACCGTGATTGAAATCGGTCCGGGGCCCGGCGGCCTGACGCGTGCGTTGCTGTTTAATGGTGCAAAGAACCTGACCGTGATCGAACGTGACCCGCGCTGCCAACCGGTTCTGGAACAGATCAGCAATCATTACCCCGGTGCGCTGCACGTTATTGATGGTGATGCGCTTGAGGTCGATGTCACAACATTGGGCCCTGCACCGCGCAAGATCGTCGCCAACCTGCCCTATAATGTCGGCACTCAGCTATTGCTGGGCTGGCTGATGCAGATTGATCAGTTCGCAAGCCTGACCCTGATGTTTCAAAAGGAAGTGGCCGAACGTGTCGTCGCCCGCCCGAAGACCAAGGCCTATGGGCGTCTATCGGTCCTGTGTCAGTATCTGTGTGACTGCGATATCTTGTTTGATGTTCACCGCAGTGCTTTTACCCCACCGCCAAAGGTGACCTCTGCTGTTGTGCAACTCCGCCCCAAGGCGGATCGCGGCACAGACATCAATCTTGATAGCCTTGCCAAAATTACCCAGGCCGCGTTTGGTCAACGTCGCAAGATGCTGCGCGCAAGCCTTAAGACCCTGAACATCAATGTGGGCGAATTGCTTGCTAAGTCCGGGATTACCGAAACCGTCCGGGCCGAGGAGCTTAGTGTTGCGGATTTTGTCCGCCTGACGCAGGTTCATGATGAAATGGCCGCTTCGTAA
- the pdxA gene encoding 4-hydroxythreonine-4-phosphate dehydrogenase PdxA, with translation MTERAPIALTIGEPGGIGPELAIKAWLRRTQDELAPFCLISPVSMITQAIARSGTDVPVRVIQTIDEAPAIFTDALPVLEIADSGTEVVSGVASPKTASVVIESITKAVELATTGKASAVVTNPIQKSALYEAGFRHPGHTEFLAELAGPGTIPVMMLANSKLRVVPLTIHIPLKDVPTQLKTELIVERCRITHQSLQNAFGIAKPRLAIAGLNPHAGEDGTMGAEEKTIMAPAIKQLRDEGVDVIGPLPADTMFHEEARANYDVALCPYHDQALIPVKTLDFHGGVNVTLGLPFIRTSPDHGTALNIAGKGLARPDSLIAALKMAAEMATKRLATGA, from the coding sequence ATGACAGAACGCGCCCCCATCGCATTGACGATCGGCGAGCCCGGCGGCATTGGCCCCGAGCTTGCCATCAAGGCATGGCTGCGTCGTACGCAGGATGAACTTGCACCATTTTGCCTGATCTCGCCTGTCAGCATGATCACTCAAGCAATCGCCCGAAGCGGTACTGATGTTCCGGTGCGCGTGATCCAGACAATCGACGAGGCCCCCGCCATCTTTACCGATGCCCTGCCGGTTCTGGAAATCGCAGATAGCGGGACCGAAGTCGTTTCAGGTGTAGCATCGCCTAAAACAGCCAGCGTCGTGATTGAGAGCATCACAAAGGCCGTCGAACTGGCGACCACGGGTAAAGCAAGTGCCGTCGTCACCAACCCGATCCAGAAAAGCGCATTGTATGAAGCAGGCTTCCGCCATCCCGGCCATACGGAGTTTCTGGCAGAGCTCGCAGGACCGGGCACAATCCCGGTGATGATGCTGGCCAACAGCAAACTGCGCGTGGTGCCGCTAACCATCCATATCCCGCTCAAGGATGTCCCGACACAGCTGAAAACTGAGCTGATTGTCGAGCGTTGCCGGATCACGCATCAGTCCCTGCAAAATGCCTTCGGGATCGCCAAGCCGCGCCTTGCAATTGCCGGGCTGAACCCGCATGCGGGCGAAGATGGCACGATGGGTGCCGAAGAAAAGACCATCATGGCCCCGGCCATCAAACAACTGCGTGATGAAGGTGTGGATGTTATCGGCCCCTTGCCGGCCGATACCATGTTCCATGAAGAGGCCCGCGCCAATTACGATGTGGCACTCTGCCCTTATCACGATCAAGCCCTGATACCGGTCAAGACACTTGACTTCCATGGTGGTGTGAATGTCACACTCGGGTTGCCATTTATCAGAACATCGCCCGATCATGGCACAGCACTTAATATTGCCGGCAAAGGCCTCGCGCGCCCTGATAGCCTGATTGCAGCCCTGAAGATGGCAGCAGAAATGGCAACAAAACGCCTTGCGACAGGAGCCTGA